One Pseudochaenichthys georgianus chromosome 4, fPseGeo1.2, whole genome shotgun sequence DNA window includes the following coding sequences:
- the LOC117445945 gene encoding tetraspanin-33, which yields MRGYRGIKYTLFICCYVFWVVSAILAAVGIYGKIAKEKDVVDTLTLDPALLLIVVGSAMFLITFLGCFGALRNTTCLLKMFLGILVAVLLLQIAAGVVGYLFTDMVMERTERLMMKAIVRYREDRDLENAIDFIQKKFRCCGVESYKDWSRNVYFECLDTNPSLEACGVPFSCCVGLQNQTVLNTMCGYGVQQLEESSAGQDVFTIGCLQGIALWTKTNLLLVAGLTSGLLLLEVCMIGLAAGQISWIKKVQQLKNEDAPRRRSERKDSYWYPAFADFNDDDVSE from the exons GTGGTGAGTGCCATCCTCGCAGCAGTTGGAATCTACGGCAAGATCGCCAAGGAGAAAG atgtggTTGACACCCTGACATTAGATCCAGCTCTGCTGTTGATCGTTGTTGGCTCGGCGATGTTTCTCATCACGTTCTTGGGGTGTTTTGGAGCGCTGCGTAACACCACCTGCCTTCTGAAGATG TTTCTTGGGATTCTGGTAGCTGTCCTCCTCCTGCAGATCGCTGCTGGGGTGGTCGGATACCTCTTCACTGACATG GTGATGGAGAGGACGGAGAGGCTGATGATGAAGGCCATCGTCCGTTACAGGGAGGACCGGGACCTGGAGAACGCCATCGACTTTATCCAGAAGAAG TTTCGTTGCTGTGGAGTTGAGAGCTACAAGGACTGGTCTCGTAACGTCTACTTTGAGTGTTTGGACACAAACCCTAGTCTGGAGGCCTGTGGAGTTCCCTTCTCCTGCTGCGTTGGTTTACAGAACCAG ACGGTGCTGAACACGATGTGTGGTTACGGGGTGCAGCAGCTGGAGGAGTCCTCAGCCGGTCAGGATGTCTTCACCATCGGCTGCTTGCAGGGGATCGCGCTGTGGACCAAAACCAATCTGCTGCTGGTGGCCGGTCTGACgtctggcctgctgctgctcgaG GTCTGCATGATCGGCTTGGCTGCCGGTCAAATCTCCTGGATAAAGAAAGTCCAACAACTAAAGAACGAAGATGCACCCAGAAGGAGGTCAGAAAGAAAGGACAGCTACTGGTATCCCGCTTTTGCAGACTTCAATGACGATGATGTGAGTGAGTGA